The stretch of DNA TTTTTCAAGCAGCAGGACAACACGGTTTATCGCAATCAGCAGGGCGACGTCATCCTGGCCGCCCCCAACGACGACTTCAGGCGGATGATGCTCTCAACCGTGGTCAAGTGCCGCAACCTTTAAACGCCATCACTCTGTCCAATAAAACGGAGAATACCATGTCCAGAGAGCCGGAGAAAGCAACCCGAGAACCCAACCAAATGGGATTTACCCTGATCGAGGTCCTGATGGCGATGGCCATCTTCGCCATCGGTATTCTGGCGGTGGGCAGCATGCAGATCGCCGCCATGAACGGCGGGGCGTCGGCCAGGCGCTCAACCGATGCGGCCACCATCGCCCAGGACCAGATCGAAAAGATCATCGCAGGCAATTATGACGATCTCGTCGCCCCGGCCGATGCCGTCGTCAATGGGCGCTACAGCCTGAACTGGACCGTTGCGGAAAGGGACTTGAACGCTGACGGGAACAATGATGCCAAAAACGTCACGGTCACCGTCTCCTGGCCGGACAAGGGCGGCGACCGGAGCTTTAATCTGGACTTTACCAAAGTGCTCAACATCAAAGGTTAAGTGGTGAAATCGCCGGTAAATTGTCGCGTCACCGGGCGATTGTCGGCCATCTGAGATGCTTCTTACCGAAGACGATCTGAAAAGGAAAAAATCCCCATGCGGAACCCTGCAGACCTAATCAAATCCGAGGAAGGTTCGGTCATGGTCGTGGCCCTTATCGTTCTGGCAATGTTGACCATCATCGGCATCTCCGCCTCCAACACCAGCACCACCGAACTCCAGATCGTGCGCAACGATCTGCTGTACCGGATAAATTTCTACAAGGCAGAGGCCGCGGCGCGTGAGGGGGCCCAGACGATCGCCAACCTGGCCAAAACCAGCCCGGACGAGGTCAACCCCGGTCAAACCACCCAAGGCTGGCTGGTGGACCCCGCAGTCGAGGGTATCGATATGAACAAGATATCGGACGTGGAAGCCATCGGTGAGCCCTCCAACGTGGTCGCCGACGCTGCCACAGCCTATGCCGCCGCCTTTGTCGGCAGAACCGGCAGCGTCGCCGCCGAAAACGAAAGCCAAGTTTACCATTTCAATTTATACGGGCTGCACACCGACGACGACGGCAGGGCGTTTATTGAGATGGGGTATAAGGTCAAGGTGTTTCAGAATTAATTAAAAATAATTCTTTTGAAATAGAAAATTCCATTTTGCGTAGAAATGTCATTTTGCGGTCATTTTTTGACGGCTTTTAAGGGAGGTCACCCCATGTTTATGTTTGGCAGAGAAAGAAGGTTGCAAAATAGAGAGGCGCAGAAAAAAAGTTCATGCGCGACTATCTGCAGCAAGGTTTCAATAATTCTGTCTGTGGTGATCTTTCTGTTTTTCTTAAGTGGGGGTTGGGGTTTAAAAAACGTTGCTCTGGCAGGAGATATTATAATTCATAACGTTTCTGTAAGTGAAGATCAAAGTACAGTTAATTTTACCATAACACATTGGCCAGCT from Desulfobacteraceae bacterium encodes:
- a CDS encoding prepilin-type N-terminal cleavage/methylation domain-containing protein; this translates as MSREPEKATREPNQMGFTLIEVLMAMAIFAIGILAVGSMQIAAMNGGASARRSTDAATIAQDQIEKIIAGNYDDLVAPADAVVNGRYSLNWTVAERDLNADGNNDAKNVTVTVSWPDKGGDRSFNLDFTKVLNIKG
- a CDS encoding pilus assembly PilX N-terminal domain-containing protein translates to MRNPADLIKSEEGSVMVVALIVLAMLTIIGISASNTSTTELQIVRNDLLYRINFYKAEAAAREGAQTIANLAKTSPDEVNPGQTTQGWLVDPAVEGIDMNKISDVEAIGEPSNVVADAATAYAAAFVGRTGSVAAENESQVYHFNLYGLHTDDDGRAFIEMGYKVKVFQN